One Microbacterium marinum genomic window, CGGACGGTCTCCGCCTGCGCGGCATCCCCGTACTTGACCTTGTCGAGCTTGGTCACCCCGTCGACGAGCATGGCGACCTCGTCGCCGAAGTCCACCGTCAACTGGTCGAGCGGATAGTCCGTGTCCTCGACGGTGTCGTGCAGGAGGGCCGCCGCGATCGCACGCGGTCCGAGGCCGAGCTCTGCGAGGATCTGAGCGACTGCGAGCGGATGAGTGATGTACGGCTCACCGCTCTGACGCTTCTGGCTCGCGTGCGCCCGCGCGGCAACGCGATAGGCCCGCTCGATGACGGCGATGTCACCCTTCGGGTGGTGGGTGCGCACCGTCCGCATGAGCTCTTCCAGGGCATCCCGGGAGGGCGCCCGGGAGAAGATCCGCGGGACGAGCCGGCGCAGCGACTGACCACCCGAGGCGGAGCCGGTCGGGGTGACCGCTTCAGCCATCCGATCACCTCCGGTCGATGCACGCGCGCGTATGGATTTGGACAATCCTACGCCCGGCCGCATCGTGCTCAGGCCGAGGCGACGGCGGCCGAACGGGCCTCCAGGACGCGAGCGTCGCGGGCCTTGAGCGCCGGCTCGTTCTCACGGAGCAGCGAGAACAACGGGGCCGCGACGAACAGCGTGGAGTATGCGGCGACGATCGTGCCGACGAAGATCGACAGCGAGATGTCCGTGAGCGTCTGCGCACCGAGCCAGAGGGCACCGATGAACAGGATCGCTCCCGTCGGCAACGCCGCGACGACCGTCGTGTTGATCGATCGGATCAGCGTCTGGTTCACAGCCAGGTTGACCGATTCCCCGAAGGTACGCCCCGACGATTCCCCGTCTTCGAACGTGTTCTCGCGGATCTTGTCGAAGACGACCGTCGTGTCGTACAGCGAATACGAGAGGATCGTCAGGAAGCCGATCACCGCGGCAGGCGAGATCTCGAAGCCGAAGAGCGCATAGACCCCGACGGTGACCACGAGCACGTCGACGAGGCCGATCATGGCGGCGACCGACATCTTCCAGGTGCGGAAGTAGAGCGCGAGGATCACGAAGGTGAGCGCGAGGAAGATCGCCAGACCCCACAGCGACTGGCGCGTGACGCTGTCGCCCCAGCTCGGGCCGATGAAGGACGAGCTGACGCTCGCGGTGTCGACGTCGTACGTCTCGACGAGGGCCGCGGTGACCGCTCGTGTCTCGGCATCCGTCATCTGGTCGGTCTGGATGCGCAAGGCGTCCTCGCCGATCGTCGCCACCTTCGTCGCCGCACCGGGGACGACCGACTGGACGGCCTCGGTCGCCGCGAGCTGATCGGCGTCCACGACATCGTTCACCGTGAACTGCGAACCGCCGGTGAACTCGATCGAGAACTGGATCGGCCGGAACAGCGGCACGAGCGCCGAGCCGATGACGAGCACCGCGGCGATGATGAACCACAGCCGGCGACGGCCGACGAACGGGAAGGAGACCTTCCCCGTGTAGAGGTCGTTACCGAAATCGTTCATGGAGCGCATCAGTGCTCTCCCTCCCCCGCAGAGCGCGTATCGCCGCGCTGCTCGGCGAGCTTTCGCTCGGCAATGGTTTGGCGTCGCTCCGCTTCGCCGCGCGACCGCGACGATCGACGCTCGGCGGCCGTCTTCGCCGCCACGGGCACGGGAGCGCGGAACTGCGCCCGCCCGCGGTACACCGCGCCGAGCGCGGTGGGGTCGAGCCCGGACAGCGGGTGGCCGCCCCCGAAGAACCGTGTGCGCGCGAGGAGCTGGAGCACGGGGTGAGTGAAGAGGATGAAGATCAGGACGTCGATCACCGTCGTCAGACCCAGCGTGAACGCGAAGCCCTTCACGGTGGAGTCCGCGAGGATGTACAGCACCACAGCGGCCAGGATGTTGATCGACTTCGAGATGTAGATCGTCCGCTTGGCGCGTGCCCACCCGTCCTCGACGGCGCTCGTGATCGACTTGCCGTCGCGCAGCTCATCTCGGATGCGTTCGAAGTACACGATGAACGAGTCCGCCGTGAATCCGATCGTGACGATCAGGCCGGCCACACCAGCGAGCGAGAGACGGAAGCCCATCCGCCACGCGAGGATGCACAGCGTGATGTAGGTGAGGACACCCATGACCGCGAGCGAGGCGATGATGACCGACCCGAGCGCCCGGTAGACCGTCAGCGAGTAGACCGCGACCAGCGCGAGACCGATGAGGCCCGCGACGAGACCGATGGTCAGCTGCTGCGACCCGAGCGTCGCCGAGATCGAGTTGCTGCTCTGCACCTCGAAGCTGAGCGGCAGAGCGCCGTACTTCAGCTGATCGGCGAGGACCTTCGAGGTCTCCTGATCGAAGTTGCCGGTGATCTGGGGCTTGCCGTCCACGATCACCGCGTTCATCGACGGCGCCGAGATCACGACGCCGTCGAGCACGAAGGCGAACTGGTTCTGCGGCGACTCGAGGTTGAACAGACGCTGGCTGATCTCGCCGAAGATGTCCGTGCCCTCGCCGTCGAAGACGATGTTGACCGCCCACTGGCCGTTCTGGGAGTTGATGCCGTTGGTCGCGTCGTTGATCGCCGACCCGTCGAGCTCGACCGGCCCCAGGATGTACTTCGACGCGTTGTCGGCGTCGCAGGTGATCAGCGGCTGATCAGCAGGCTGGTCGGCGGCGTCGTTCTCCGCGTTCGCGCAGTCATAGGCCAGGAACTTCGCGTAGAGCGCTTCGGTGACCCACGCCAGGTCGCTGCCTCCCGTCGGAGACGGCGTCGGGGTGGCGTTCAGCGTCGGGTCGGGCGTCGGGTACGGGGTCTCCTCGCCGTCCTCGCCGACAAAGGACGTCGCCGGGGCACCGGTGAACAGGACGGCCCGCAGCTGCATCTGCGCCGACTTCTCGATGCGGTCACGGGTCTCTTCGTCCGCCTGGCCGGGCAACTGGACGACGATCTGGTTGCCCGCCTGCGTCGTGATGTCGGTCTCGCCGATGCCCGAGGCGTCGACACGCTGACGAATGATCGACACCGCCTGCTGCATCTGCTCCGGGGTGGGCTGGGTGCCCGCCTCGGACTTCGCCTCGAGGATGATCTGCGTGCCGCCCTGGAGATCGAGAGCGAGCTCGGGTACCCACGAGCTCTTCCCGAAGGCGAACACGCCGAGGGCGTTGATGCCGAACAGCACCGCGGTGATCGCGACCAGTCCGATCAGGGCGCGCCACGCATGGCGGACAGGGGTGGGTGTGGCCACGGGAGAGCTTTCGTCGTGAGACCGCCGAAGCGGTGGAGGTCAGGCCTTGGGCTTGTCGTCCGCGTCGGGCGTGCCGTCGGTCGCGGTGGGCGCGTCGGTCGCGGCGGGCGGGTCGATCTCGGTGCGCGGGGTGGCGGCATCCGAGGAGGACACGATGACGTCGTCACCGGGCACCGTCTCGTCGACGGTCTCGTCCTCGGGCTCGACGGCCCGCAGGATCGCCTGGCTGTGCACCTCGATCACCACGCCGGGGGCGAGCTCGATGTGCGCAGGCTGCGAGAGGTCGGTGGCGTCGTACTCGACGATGGTGCCGTAAAGGCCGCCCTGCAGGAGGACCTTCACCCCGGGAACCATCTGAAGAGCCTTCTTCTCCTGCTCTTCCTTCATCTTCTTCGTACGACGGCGCGAGCTCCAGAACATGAAGACCAGCAGAGCCGCCAGCAGGATGAGGAGGCCGTAATCGGTGAGGAAGTTCCCCCCGGTCGCCTGCTGCGTGTTCTGGGTGAGGAGCATCATGGACCGGGTATCGCCTTTCGGGTGGCACGCCGCATCCGCGCGGCGAAGAGGGGGGTGGCCGATGGCCTTCAGCGATTATAGGTCATCGAGGGAAAGCGCCCCGTCGTGGCGCGAGACACCCAAATGGGCATACGCATCGCGGGTGGCGACCCGCCCGCGCGGGGTCCGCCCCATGAAGCCGATGCGCACCAGATAGGGCTCGACGACCGACTCGATGGTGTCCGCTTCCTCGCCGACGGCCACCGCGAGGGTGTTCAGGCCGACGGGACCGCCGCGGAAGCGCCTGATCAGCGCGTCGAGCACGGCCCGGTCGAGGCGGTCGAGCCCGAGGTCGTCGACGTCGTAGAGCGTGAGCGCCGCCGAGACGTCGTCGATGGATGCCGCGGTGGACGAATCGCCGTGGACAACGACGTAGTCCCGCACGCGGCGCAGCAGGCGGTTCGCGATGCGCGGCGTCCCACGCGACCGACCGGCGATCTCGGCGCGGGACTGCGGCGGAAGGGCGACCCCCAGCATGACCGCGGAGCGGGCGATGACCTGCTCTAGTTCGGCCGGCTCGTAGTACTCGAGGTGCGCGGTGAACCCGAAGCGGTCCCGCAGCGGATTGGGCAGCATGCCCGACCTCGTCGTCGCCCCCACCAGCGTGAACGGCGCGAGATCGAGGGGGATGCTCGTGGCTCCGGCACCTTTGCCCACCATGATGTCGATCCGGAAATCCTCCATCGCGAGGTAGAGCATCTCTTCTGCCGAGCGGGCCATCCGGTGGATCTCATCGATGAAGAGCACCTCCCCTGGAACGAGGCTCGACAGCAGCGCCGCGAGGTCCCCCGCGTGCTGGATGGCCGGGCCGCTGGAGAGCCGGAGGGGCTTCTCGCTCTCGTGCGCGACGATCATCGCGAGCGTCGTCTTGCCGAGCCCCGGGGGCCCGGACAGCAGGATGTGGTCCGCCGGTCGCTGCTGGATGCGCGCCGCGTCGAGGAGAAGCTGGAGCTGGCCCCGGACCTTGGTCTGCCCGACGAACTCCGCCAGCGAGGCGGGCCGCAGCGCGCCCTCGACGGCGAGCTCCGTCTCGTCTTCGGCGCGCTCGCGGGGCTCAGACACCGGTTCTCTCCTTGCGCGCCGGGCCCAGCTGCGCGAGCGCGAGCTTCAGGAGCGACGGCACGGTGGCTCCGGTCGGCGCCGCGTCGAGGACCGTGGCGGTCGCCTCGACGGCGACACGTTCGGACCATCCCAGGGCGATGAGGGCCGCGGTGACCTGGTCGGCAAGACCGGATGCGGTTGGCGTCGACGCGCCGGCGACTGCGGCGGCGGGAGCGTGGAGCTTGCCCGCCAGCTGCACGACGATCAGCTTGGCCGTCTTCGGCCCGATGCCCGAGACGCGGCGGAAGGGCGCATCGTCCTCGTCGGCGACTGCGCGGGCGATCTGATCGACCGTCAATGAGGACAGCACGCCGAGAGCGGACTTCGGGCCAACGCCCGAGACGCTCAGCAGCTGTCCGAACACATCCAGATCGGCCCGCTCCGCGAATCCGAAGAGCGACATGGAATCCTCGCGCACGATGAGCGCCGTGTGGAGTGAGCGCTCGTCGCCGAGGTGGAGCTCCCTCGCGAGCTGAGCGGTGACCGCGACGGCGTATCCCACTCCGTTCACGTCGAGGACGACGGAGTCGGGCTCCACGTGCAGCACACGGCCGCGCAGCGACGAGATCATGATTCGACCCTAGACGAGGGTTCGGACCTATGTTCGAGCGACACGCGCGCTCGTCATCGGCGCGCGACGCGCTCCGCGTCGGCCCAGGCCCGCTGCGCCGGAGTGAGCGCCTCGCTACCCGCACCCGCCGACGGGCCCCGCCGCCAGGCGTGACAGAGCGCGAGGGCGAGCGCGTCTGCGGCGTCCGCGGGCTGCGGCAGAGCATCGAGACGGAGCACGCGAGCGACCATGGTCTGCACCTGGAGCTTGTCTGCGCTCCCATACCCGGTGATGGCCGCCTTCACCTCTGACGGGGTGTGCGTCGCGGCGGGCAGACCGTGCTCTCCGGCGAGCATGAGGGCGATCCCGCTCGCCTGCGCCGTGCCCATGACGGTGCTGCGGTTGTGCTGCGCGAAGACGCGCTCCACGGCCACCACATCGGGGGCGTGCGTGGAGATGACGTCGCGGATTCCGGCGGCGATCACGGCGAGGCGCTGCTCGATGGGAAGGTCGACGCCCGAGCGGACGACGCCGACGTGCACGAGGCTCGCGCTCCGGTCGCGGCGGACGTCGACGACGCCCACGCCGCAGCGGGTCAAGCCCGGGTCGATGCCGAGAACGCGAAGAGCGGATGCCACTCCCCCACGCTAGGCGGGGTCGCGCGGCATCCGCTCCAGGCGCGCCAGCGAGGAGTCAGTCCTCGCCGTCCTCCTCGAGCTCGGCCTGGACCTCGGGGGTCAGGTCGAAATTCGAGAAGACGCTCTGCACGTCGTCGCTGTCTTCGAGGGCGTCGATGAGGCGGAAGATCTTCCGCGCCGTGTCGGCGTCGACTTCGACCTTGAGGTTCGGCACGAACTCGACATCGGCGGACTCGTACTCGAGACCGGCCTCCGTCAGGGCGGTCCGGACCGACACGAGGTCGGTCGCCTCGGTGACCACCTCGAAGCCTTCCCCTCGCGGCTCGACTT contains:
- the secF gene encoding protein translocase subunit SecF, producing the protein MRSMNDFGNDLYTGKVSFPFVGRRRLWFIIAAVLVIGSALVPLFRPIQFSIEFTGGSQFTVNDVVDADQLAATEAVQSVVPGAATKVATIGEDALRIQTDQMTDAETRAVTAALVETYDVDTASVSSSFIGPSWGDSVTRQSLWGLAIFLALTFVILALYFRTWKMSVAAMIGLVDVLVVTVGVYALFGFEISPAAVIGFLTILSYSLYDTTVVFDKIRENTFEDGESSGRTFGESVNLAVNQTLIRSINTTVVAALPTGAILFIGALWLGAQTLTDISLSIFVGTIVAAYSTLFVAAPLFSLLRENEPALKARDARVLEARSAAVASA
- the secD gene encoding protein translocase subunit SecD, producing MATPTPVRHAWRALIGLVAITAVLFGINALGVFAFGKSSWVPELALDLQGGTQIILEAKSEAGTQPTPEQMQQAVSIIRQRVDASGIGETDITTQAGNQIVVQLPGQADEETRDRIEKSAQMQLRAVLFTGAPATSFVGEDGEETPYPTPDPTLNATPTPSPTGGSDLAWVTEALYAKFLAYDCANAENDAADQPADQPLITCDADNASKYILGPVELDGSAINDATNGINSQNGQWAVNIVFDGEGTDIFGEISQRLFNLESPQNQFAFVLDGVVISAPSMNAVIVDGKPQITGNFDQETSKVLADQLKYGALPLSFEVQSSNSISATLGSQQLTIGLVAGLIGLALVAVYSLTVYRALGSVIIASLAVMGVLTYITLCILAWRMGFRLSLAGVAGLIVTIGFTADSFIVYFERIRDELRDGKSITSAVEDGWARAKRTIYISKSINILAAVVLYILADSTVKGFAFTLGLTTVIDVLIFILFTHPVLQLLARTRFFGGGHPLSGLDPTALGAVYRGRAQFRAPVPVAAKTAAERRSSRSRGEAERRQTIAERKLAEQRGDTRSAGEGEH
- a CDS encoding preprotein translocase subunit YajC, which codes for MMLLTQNTQQATGGNFLTDYGLLILLAALLVFMFWSSRRRTKKMKEEQEKKALQMVPGVKVLLQGGLYGTIVEYDATDLSQPAHIELAPGVVIEVHSQAILRAVEPEDETVDETVPGDDVIVSSSDAATPRTEIDPPAATDAPTATDGTPDADDKPKA
- the ruvB gene encoding Holliday junction branch migration DNA helicase RuvB, encoding MSEPRERAEDETELAVEGALRPASLAEFVGQTKVRGQLQLLLDAARIQQRPADHILLSGPPGLGKTTLAMIVAHESEKPLRLSSGPAIQHAGDLAALLSSLVPGEVLFIDEIHRMARSAEEMLYLAMEDFRIDIMVGKGAGATSIPLDLAPFTLVGATTRSGMLPNPLRDRFGFTAHLEYYEPAELEQVIARSAVMLGVALPPQSRAEIAGRSRGTPRIANRLLRRVRDYVVVHGDSSTAASIDDVSAALTLYDVDDLGLDRLDRAVLDALIRRFRGGPVGLNTLAVAVGEEADTIESVVEPYLVRIGFMGRTPRGRVATRDAYAHLGVSRHDGALSLDDL
- the ruvA gene encoding Holliday junction branch migration protein RuvA — its product is MISSLRGRVLHVEPDSVVLDVNGVGYAVAVTAQLARELHLGDERSLHTALIVREDSMSLFGFAERADLDVFGQLLSVSGVGPKSALGVLSSLTVDQIARAVADEDDAPFRRVSGIGPKTAKLIVVQLAGKLHAPAAAVAGASTPTASGLADQVTAALIALGWSERVAVEATATVLDAAPTGATVPSLLKLALAQLGPARKERTGV
- the ruvC gene encoding crossover junction endodeoxyribonuclease RuvC — protein: MASALRVLGIDPGLTRCGVGVVDVRRDRSASLVHVGVVRSGVDLPIEQRLAVIAAGIRDVISTHAPDVVAVERVFAQHNRSTVMGTAQASGIALMLAGEHGLPAATHTPSEVKAAITGYGSADKLQVQTMVARVLRLDALPQPADAADALALALCHAWRRGPSAGAGSEALTPAQRAWADAERVARR